One genomic segment of Musa acuminata AAA Group cultivar baxijiao chromosome BXJ3-3, Cavendish_Baxijiao_AAA, whole genome shotgun sequence includes these proteins:
- the LOC103977040 gene encoding AT-hook motif nuclear-localized protein 7 isoform X1, with protein sequence MSGGETSTVSKHGNPAQFHDCKHPHGQRGTGDSGSPSLLSAVQTNQLLQQKDMLAANHGLADNVVAALETGSQADVQWSTWGLPPRYPSIARNISEATYEGGNYNKQEYMNILELPIGSGGTGSGSHDASVLHEHPSEWSIESMPNSEGSMIFRPKGSHPYPSQGFEDTRNNPSATSPPNNEELLKQNNYGEPSKYLFAAVTPTTEFTKKVMHETGGFGKKQHTRGPGPDRTCLIPHVITIRTNEDIYSKIISFCQKSGSYAVCILSANGTVSRVTLLKPAASLGTITYEGQFDIVKLSGSFMPLESCNQSRHSGELRVMLARADGHVFGGGLAGPMMAASSVLIVLGRFLPNGGNVAMLANNLFMV encoded by the exons ATGTCAGGTGGGGAGACTTCCACTGTTAGCAAGCATGGAAACCCAGCTCAGTTCCATGATTGCAAGCATCCTCATGGACAAAGAGGAACAGGAGATAGTGGCAGTCCCTCTTTATTAAGTGCAGTACAAACAAATCAGCTATTGCAGCAGAAGGATATGTTGGCAGCCAATCATGGTCTTGCTGATAATGTTGTGGCTGCACTGGAAACTGGATCACAGGCTGATGTTCAATGGAGCACTTGGGGACTTCCTCCTCGGTACCCTTCAATTGCAAGAAACATATCAGAAGCTACCTACGAGGGAGGGAATTATAACAAACAGGAATACATGAATATCCTTG AGTTACCTATTGGATCAGGTGGGACTGGATCTGGCTCACATGATGCTTCGGTTTTGCATGAACAT CCTTCTGAGTGGAGCATTGAATCAATGCCTAACTCGGAAGGTTCAATGATCTTTAGACCAAAGGGTAGTCATCCTTATCCCAGTCAAGGATTTGAAGACACCAGGAACAATCCATCTGCAACAAGTCCACCAAATAACGAAGAGTTACTGAAGCAAAACAATTATGGAGAGCCAAGCAAATATTTGTTTGCTG CTGTAACTCCAACAACCGAATTCACTAAGAAAGTAATGCATGAGACAGGAGGTTTTGGAAAGAAGCAACACACCAGAGGTCCAG GACCAGACAGGACTTGTTTGATTCCACATGTTATTACCATTAGGACTAATGAG GATATATATTCAAAGATAATTTCTTTCTGCCAAAAAAGTGGGTCATATGCAGTTTGCATTCTTTCAGCAAATGGCACTGTTTCTAGGGTCACACTTTTGAAGCCAGCAGCATCTCTTGGAACAATAACATATGAG GGCCAATTTGATATTGTGAAACTGTCTGGTTCATTCATGCCATTGGAGAGTTGCAATCAAAGTAGACATAGTGGTGAACTTCGAGTTATGCTGGCTCGTGCAGATGGACATGTTTTCGGTGGTGGCTTGGCAGGACCTATGATGGCTGCATCCTCGGTCCTG ATTGTATTGGGTAGGTTTCTACCAAATGGAGGAAATGTGGCAATGCTGGCCAACAATCTATTTATGGTGTGA
- the LOC103977040 gene encoding AT-hook motif nuclear-localized protein 10 isoform X3: MSGGETSTVSKHGNPAQFHDCKHPHGQRGTGDSGSPSLLSAVQTNQLLQQKDMLAANHGLADNVVAALETGSQADVQWSTWGLPPRYPSIARNISEATYEGGNYNKQEYMNILELPIGSGGTGSGSHDASVLHEHPSEWSIESMPNSEGSMIFRPKGSHPYPSQGFEDTRNNPSATSPPNNEELLKQNNYGEPSKYLFAAVTPTTEFTKKVMHETGGFGKKQHTRGPGPDRTCLIPHVITIRTNEGQFDIVKLSGSFMPLESCNQSRHSGELRVMLARADGHVFGGGLAGPMMAASSVLIVLGRFLPNGGNVAMLANNLFMV; the protein is encoded by the exons ATGTCAGGTGGGGAGACTTCCACTGTTAGCAAGCATGGAAACCCAGCTCAGTTCCATGATTGCAAGCATCCTCATGGACAAAGAGGAACAGGAGATAGTGGCAGTCCCTCTTTATTAAGTGCAGTACAAACAAATCAGCTATTGCAGCAGAAGGATATGTTGGCAGCCAATCATGGTCTTGCTGATAATGTTGTGGCTGCACTGGAAACTGGATCACAGGCTGATGTTCAATGGAGCACTTGGGGACTTCCTCCTCGGTACCCTTCAATTGCAAGAAACATATCAGAAGCTACCTACGAGGGAGGGAATTATAACAAACAGGAATACATGAATATCCTTG AGTTACCTATTGGATCAGGTGGGACTGGATCTGGCTCACATGATGCTTCGGTTTTGCATGAACAT CCTTCTGAGTGGAGCATTGAATCAATGCCTAACTCGGAAGGTTCAATGATCTTTAGACCAAAGGGTAGTCATCCTTATCCCAGTCAAGGATTTGAAGACACCAGGAACAATCCATCTGCAACAAGTCCACCAAATAACGAAGAGTTACTGAAGCAAAACAATTATGGAGAGCCAAGCAAATATTTGTTTGCTG CTGTAACTCCAACAACCGAATTCACTAAGAAAGTAATGCATGAGACAGGAGGTTTTGGAAAGAAGCAACACACCAGAGGTCCAG GACCAGACAGGACTTGTTTGATTCCACATGTTATTACCATTAGGACTAATGAG GGCCAATTTGATATTGTGAAACTGTCTGGTTCATTCATGCCATTGGAGAGTTGCAATCAAAGTAGACATAGTGGTGAACTTCGAGTTATGCTGGCTCGTGCAGATGGACATGTTTTCGGTGGTGGCTTGGCAGGACCTATGATGGCTGCATCCTCGGTCCTG ATTGTATTGGGTAGGTTTCTACCAAATGGAGGAAATGTGGCAATGCTGGCCAACAATCTATTTATGGTGTGA
- the LOC103977040 gene encoding AT-hook motif nuclear-localized protein 7 isoform X2, protein MSGGETSTVSKHGNPAQFHDCKHPHGQRGTGDSGSPSLLSAVQTNQLLQQKDMLAANHGLADNVVAALETGSQADVQWSTWGLPPRYPSIARNISEATYEGGNYNKQEYMNILGGTGSGSHDASVLHEHPSEWSIESMPNSEGSMIFRPKGSHPYPSQGFEDTRNNPSATSPPNNEELLKQNNYGEPSKYLFAAVTPTTEFTKKVMHETGGFGKKQHTRGPGPDRTCLIPHVITIRTNEDIYSKIISFCQKSGSYAVCILSANGTVSRVTLLKPAASLGTITYEGQFDIVKLSGSFMPLESCNQSRHSGELRVMLARADGHVFGGGLAGPMMAASSVLIVLGRFLPNGGNVAMLANNLFMV, encoded by the exons ATGTCAGGTGGGGAGACTTCCACTGTTAGCAAGCATGGAAACCCAGCTCAGTTCCATGATTGCAAGCATCCTCATGGACAAAGAGGAACAGGAGATAGTGGCAGTCCCTCTTTATTAAGTGCAGTACAAACAAATCAGCTATTGCAGCAGAAGGATATGTTGGCAGCCAATCATGGTCTTGCTGATAATGTTGTGGCTGCACTGGAAACTGGATCACAGGCTGATGTTCAATGGAGCACTTGGGGACTTCCTCCTCGGTACCCTTCAATTGCAAGAAACATATCAGAAGCTACCTACGAGGGAGGGAATTATAACAAACAGGAATACATGAATATCCTTG GTGGGACTGGATCTGGCTCACATGATGCTTCGGTTTTGCATGAACAT CCTTCTGAGTGGAGCATTGAATCAATGCCTAACTCGGAAGGTTCAATGATCTTTAGACCAAAGGGTAGTCATCCTTATCCCAGTCAAGGATTTGAAGACACCAGGAACAATCCATCTGCAACAAGTCCACCAAATAACGAAGAGTTACTGAAGCAAAACAATTATGGAGAGCCAAGCAAATATTTGTTTGCTG CTGTAACTCCAACAACCGAATTCACTAAGAAAGTAATGCATGAGACAGGAGGTTTTGGAAAGAAGCAACACACCAGAGGTCCAG GACCAGACAGGACTTGTTTGATTCCACATGTTATTACCATTAGGACTAATGAG GATATATATTCAAAGATAATTTCTTTCTGCCAAAAAAGTGGGTCATATGCAGTTTGCATTCTTTCAGCAAATGGCACTGTTTCTAGGGTCACACTTTTGAAGCCAGCAGCATCTCTTGGAACAATAACATATGAG GGCCAATTTGATATTGTGAAACTGTCTGGTTCATTCATGCCATTGGAGAGTTGCAATCAAAGTAGACATAGTGGTGAACTTCGAGTTATGCTGGCTCGTGCAGATGGACATGTTTTCGGTGGTGGCTTGGCAGGACCTATGATGGCTGCATCCTCGGTCCTG ATTGTATTGGGTAGGTTTCTACCAAATGGAGGAAATGTGGCAATGCTGGCCAACAATCTATTTATGGTGTGA
- the LOC103977040 gene encoding AT-hook motif nuclear-localized protein 7 isoform X4 — translation MLAANHGLADNVVAALETGSQADVQWSTWGLPPRYPSIARNISEATYEGGNYNKQEYMNILELPIGSGGTGSGSHDASVLHEHPSEWSIESMPNSEGSMIFRPKGSHPYPSQGFEDTRNNPSATSPPNNEELLKQNNYGEPSKYLFAAVTPTTEFTKKVMHETGGFGKKQHTRGPGPDRTCLIPHVITIRTNEDIYSKIISFCQKSGSYAVCILSANGTVSRVTLLKPAASLGTITYEGQFDIVKLSGSFMPLESCNQSRHSGELRVMLARADGHVFGGGLAGPMMAASSVLIVLGRFLPNGGNVAMLANNLFMV, via the exons ATGTTGGCAGCCAATCATGGTCTTGCTGATAATGTTGTGGCTGCACTGGAAACTGGATCACAGGCTGATGTTCAATGGAGCACTTGGGGACTTCCTCCTCGGTACCCTTCAATTGCAAGAAACATATCAGAAGCTACCTACGAGGGAGGGAATTATAACAAACAGGAATACATGAATATCCTTG AGTTACCTATTGGATCAGGTGGGACTGGATCTGGCTCACATGATGCTTCGGTTTTGCATGAACAT CCTTCTGAGTGGAGCATTGAATCAATGCCTAACTCGGAAGGTTCAATGATCTTTAGACCAAAGGGTAGTCATCCTTATCCCAGTCAAGGATTTGAAGACACCAGGAACAATCCATCTGCAACAAGTCCACCAAATAACGAAGAGTTACTGAAGCAAAACAATTATGGAGAGCCAAGCAAATATTTGTTTGCTG CTGTAACTCCAACAACCGAATTCACTAAGAAAGTAATGCATGAGACAGGAGGTTTTGGAAAGAAGCAACACACCAGAGGTCCAG GACCAGACAGGACTTGTTTGATTCCACATGTTATTACCATTAGGACTAATGAG GATATATATTCAAAGATAATTTCTTTCTGCCAAAAAAGTGGGTCATATGCAGTTTGCATTCTTTCAGCAAATGGCACTGTTTCTAGGGTCACACTTTTGAAGCCAGCAGCATCTCTTGGAACAATAACATATGAG GGCCAATTTGATATTGTGAAACTGTCTGGTTCATTCATGCCATTGGAGAGTTGCAATCAAAGTAGACATAGTGGTGAACTTCGAGTTATGCTGGCTCGTGCAGATGGACATGTTTTCGGTGGTGGCTTGGCAGGACCTATGATGGCTGCATCCTCGGTCCTG ATTGTATTGGGTAGGTTTCTACCAAATGGAGGAAATGTGGCAATGCTGGCCAACAATCTATTTATGGTGTGA